The following nucleotide sequence is from Podospora bellae-mahoneyi strain CBS 112042 chromosome 1 map unlocalized CBS112042p_1, whole genome shotgun sequence.
CAAGCTGCCAATGCTTCTCAGATCACCCACCACATCCTTCGCCTTGCCAAAGTAGACCTCCTGCAGCAGGTTCCTCATCTTGAGCTCCATGTCCTCGACAAGGCGGCCAATGTTGGCAATGTGGCTCTCGTCGCTGTCAACTGGAAGGTCCTGCTCCACCTGGCGCGTCATGTTGCCGGACAAGTCAACTTCGCCCAGGGAGGCGCCCTTGGTAGCAAGGGTAAGGAtgacggtggaggtgaggcgGTAGTTGGAGGTGCGACCGCGCTCAGAGGCTTCAAAGACGTGGATCGAATCCCAGACACCTGAGGTGGTAGCGTCGCCTTGTGGGGAGGCTGTTTATCACCTATTAGCACATGTTTTGTACTACACACTCCATTGTAGAAAAATAATCACAtacccttcttcaacaacaccacaccagcaaACCCATCATCCAAGTTCCAGAAATAAACCGAGCTCACCCCCCCCTCGTAGTACAGCTCTCTGTAGACATCAAACGCCTCGTTGGCCTTGATTTCCATTTTTCTTACACGCTCGCCTGGAACGGCACCCTCGCCGGCGCCTTCATTGCTGCCTCCTGCGCCAACGCCGCCAGCGCCGGCTTCGTCGAGGGGGGGGTCGAACTGGTTGGACCAGGGGGAGCGGTAAGAGTCGCCGTCACGGTTGTAATCGCAGAGGAGGTAGTCACGGCCGGTTTGCTTGCAGCGCTGGACGGTAAGTGGCTGGTCGACAGAGGAGAGGAGCTCTTCGGCGAggtcggggtggagggagatgatgttggagaggtggTCACCGGTGTGTTTTGGGttgaggcggcggaggaggtccctgtttgttgctgttcaGTATCGGGATGAGCTAGGTGGGAGGGAGCAAACCTACAGTGCACAGTCGAAGGGGTCTTGGGAAGCCATTGTGACGAATGGTTTCTTTGGTTTGAATATCAGCTGTAGCTTGTAGGTGACCTTTGGGCAGTCCAACGTCCAGCGGGGTCGGGTCGGAGGTGAGCTCTCCCCAGACACACGCTGAAAGCCGTTATGGAGAAACCAATGGCGGGGTTTGGGCTGTCAAGGATGGGCTCGTGCGCTGCTCCAGCGTTTCGGACAGGGGTCCCCTAATTGCCTGCCGGGCTGCACGTCAACGTCAACAATCTTGGGTTCTTGAACATTCTTATCAAAATCAAGGGATGGTCTTGATGCTCAGGAATTGGCATCATGGCTTCTCGGAATCTGCCCTCAGAGGGTGCAGTGGTGAGGAAAAATGAGAAGGCATCAGGTCCCGGCCTTGATTCTAACGGTCCAGGTTTGAAGTTGCTGGGTG
It contains:
- the CAP2 gene encoding F-actin-capping protein subunit beta (COG:Z; EggNog:ENOG503NUTC) — its product is MASQDPFDCALDLLRRLNPKHTGDHLSNIISLHPDLAEELLSSVDQPLTVQRCKQTGRDYLLCDYNRDGDSYRSPWSNQFDPPLDEAGAGGVGAGGSNEGAGEGAVPGERVRKMEIKANEAFDVYRELYYEGGVSSVYFWNLDDGFAGVVLLKKASPQGDATTSGVWDSIHVFEASERGRTSNYRLTSTVILTLATKGASLGEVDLSGNMTRQVEQDLPVDSDESHIANIGRLVEDMELKMRNLLQEVYFGKAKDVVGDLRSIGSLSQGQKDRETQRELIGSMRR